One Telluria mixta DNA window includes the following coding sequences:
- a CDS encoding diguanylate cyclase domain-containing protein, with amino-acid sequence MSTSSVAIFSSSAIASDGAGRLARLEDEIATARAALDGIAEGVVVVDAKNWRVRQINAPALVMLDLDGALPGIGFDAICRRLRTEDGSTPTPAALLLAPPEDGAYHYVRANGIEVPVALRATRARVAGRDLLVVALRDASARMRTASELGAASTRCGITFNQAAIGLAHVSLDGRWRRVNARLAAFVGYTEAELLAMTVQQTTHPDDSGNDAIAYRRLLDGEIPYTTREKRYVGKDGAPVWVSVNSSLARDADGTPQYFIAMVEDITERKRAERRIRYLATHDAMTGLPNRAGLQPHLDGALRAARASGLRVGVAFVDMDKLKQINDTGGHEAGDLALVDLARQLRAQVRGEDLVARIGGDEFVIVLSDVATRADIAAILDRVVRAPAAAACSIGVSVFPDDGEDARTLIRHADTAMYRAKHAGGAGYAFFHSTDIP; translated from the coding sequence ATGTCGACATCATCCGTAGCAATTTTTTCAAGCTCAGCCATTGCTTCCGATGGGGCGGGGCGGCTTGCCCGACTGGAGGACGAGATCGCGACCGCCCGCGCGGCACTCGACGGCATCGCCGAGGGCGTCGTGGTGGTCGATGCGAAGAACTGGCGGGTCCGCCAGATCAACGCCCCGGCGCTCGTCATGCTCGACCTCGACGGCGCGTTGCCGGGCATCGGCTTCGACGCCATCTGCCGCCGTCTGCGCACCGAGGACGGCAGCACGCCGACGCCCGCCGCGCTGCTGCTGGCGCCGCCGGAGGATGGCGCCTATCACTATGTGCGCGCCAATGGCATCGAGGTGCCGGTCGCGCTGCGCGCCACCCGGGCGCGCGTGGCCGGGCGCGACCTGCTCGTCGTGGCGCTGCGCGACGCGAGCGCGCGGATGCGCACGGCCAGCGAACTGGGCGCGGCCAGCACCCGTTGCGGCATCACATTCAACCAGGCCGCGATCGGCCTCGCCCATGTGTCGCTGGACGGCCGCTGGCGCCGTGTGAACGCCAGGCTCGCGGCCTTCGTCGGCTACACCGAAGCCGAGCTGCTGGCCATGACGGTGCAGCAGACGACCCACCCCGACGACAGCGGCAACGACGCGATCGCATACCGGCGCCTGCTCGACGGCGAGATCCCCTATACGACGCGCGAAAAGCGCTACGTCGGGAAGGATGGGGCGCCGGTCTGGGTCAGCGTCAACAGCTCGCTCGCGCGCGACGCCGACGGTACACCCCAATACTTCATCGCGATGGTGGAAGACATCACGGAGCGGAAGCGCGCGGAGCGCCGCATCCGTTACCTGGCCACGCACGATGCCATGACGGGCCTGCCCAACCGGGCCGGCCTGCAGCCCCACCTGGACGGCGCCCTGCGTGCCGCGCGTGCCAGCGGCCTGCGCGTGGGCGTCGCGTTCGTCGACATGGACAAGCTCAAACAGATCAACGACACCGGGGGCCACGAAGCGGGCGACCTGGCCCTGGTCGACCTGGCGCGCCAGCTCAGGGCCCAGGTGCGCGGCGAGGACCTGGTCGCGCGCATCGGCGGCGACGAATTCGTGATCGTGCTGTCCGACGTCGCCACGCGCGCCGACATCGCGGCCATCCTCGACCGCGTCGTGCGCGCGCCGGCCGCCGCCGCGTGCAGCATCGGCGTCAGCGTCTTCCCCGACGACGGCGAGGATGCGCGCACCCTGATCCGTCACGCCGACACGGCCATGTACCGCGCCAAGCATGCCGGCGGCGCGGGCTATGCATTCTTTCACTCCACGGACATTCCATGA
- a CDS encoding EAL domain-containing protein yields MTHDSLDDILRDGGLQAVFQPIAASRDLDIVGYEGLIRGPAGSALEMPAALFAAARAAGRQAEVERACLRTIWSRFAALALPGKLFANTSAATLLAPRALIGELAGLGIDGSRVAIELTEEQAVGDHARLRRVARRLGRHGFTLAIDDLGAGYASLRLWLELRPDWVKIDMVFVRGIDRDPVRQAFLAAIRDIARACGTRVIAEGVETEGELAKVRELGIGHVQGFYLARPAGVPPLDLRACEKRAA; encoded by the coding sequence ATGACCCACGACTCCCTTGACGACATCCTGCGCGACGGGGGCCTGCAGGCCGTGTTCCAGCCGATCGCCGCCAGCCGCGACCTCGACATCGTCGGGTACGAAGGCCTGATCCGGGGCCCGGCCGGCTCCGCGCTCGAGATGCCGGCGGCGCTGTTCGCCGCCGCGCGCGCCGCCGGCCGCCAGGCGGAAGTGGAACGGGCCTGCCTGCGCACGATCTGGTCGCGTTTCGCGGCGCTGGCGTTGCCGGGCAAGCTGTTCGCCAACACCAGCGCGGCGACCCTGCTCGCGCCCCGGGCGCTCATCGGCGAACTGGCCGGCCTCGGCATCGACGGCAGCCGCGTCGCGATCGAGCTCACCGAGGAACAGGCGGTGGGCGACCATGCCCGCCTGCGCCGGGTGGCACGCCGGCTCGGCCGCCACGGCTTCACGCTCGCGATCGACGACCTGGGGGCCGGGTACGCATCGCTGCGCCTGTGGCTCGAACTGCGCCCGGACTGGGTCAAAATCGACATGGTGTTCGTGCGCGGCATCGACCGCGACCCGGTGCGGCAGGCTTTCCTGGCCGCGATCCGCGACATCGCGCGCGCCTGCGGCACGCGGGTGATCGCGGAGGGCGTCGAGACGGAAGGCGAGCTCGCGAAGGTGCGCGAGCTCGGCATCGGCCACGTGCAGGGTTTTTACCTCGCGCGGCCGGCGGGCGTGCCGCCGCTGGACTTGCGCGCCTGCGAGAAGCGGGCCGCCTGA
- a CDS encoding MFS transporter, whose product MDTTLDRAAATRAILAGLCASLVGIGLARFAYTPLIPPLIEAHWFAAQDVVFLGAANLVGYLAGALAGRPLAARLGSRRTLQLMMALASLAFFACALPLSVAWFFGWRFLSGLSGGIIMVLAALSILPQVPAERRGVASGAIFLGLGLGIAASGTVVPLLLNEGLAATWAGLGVLSLLLTVVSWRWWPQASAAAPAAGGGRAPAHAGFALKLIYAQYALKAVGLVPMMVFLVDYVARGLHMGTHTAALFWVVYGLGATAGPMLYGVLGDRFGIGTATRIALALQILAATVLVLAHGLAGLLAATFVIGTYPPGIVPLTLGRIRHTLPQDVPAQGAAWSRATTIFALFQALAGYAYSWIFAATGGDHRVLMEIGAAALAVALVSDLLLARAAWAAVPTQATAR is encoded by the coding sequence ATGGACACCACCCTCGACCGCGCCGCTGCCACGCGCGCCATCCTCGCCGGCCTGTGCGCCAGCCTGGTCGGCATCGGCCTCGCACGCTTCGCCTACACGCCCCTGATCCCGCCGCTGATCGAGGCGCACTGGTTCGCCGCGCAGGACGTCGTGTTCCTCGGCGCGGCCAACCTCGTCGGCTACCTGGCGGGTGCGCTGGCTGGCCGGCCGCTGGCCGCACGCCTGGGCAGCCGCCGCACCCTGCAGCTGATGATGGCACTCGCCTCGCTCGCGTTCTTCGCCTGCGCCCTGCCCCTGTCCGTCGCCTGGTTCTTCGGCTGGCGCTTCCTGTCGGGCCTCTCGGGCGGCATCATCATGGTGCTGGCCGCGCTGAGCATCCTCCCGCAGGTGCCGGCGGAGCGCCGCGGCGTGGCCAGCGGCGCGATCTTCCTGGGACTCGGCCTCGGCATCGCGGCGTCCGGCACCGTCGTCCCGCTGCTGCTGAACGAGGGTCTGGCCGCCACGTGGGCCGGCCTCGGTGTACTGTCGCTGCTGCTCACCGTCGTCAGCTGGCGCTGGTGGCCGCAAGCGTCGGCCGCCGCACCCGCGGCAGGCGGCGGCCGCGCACCGGCGCATGCCGGCTTCGCGCTGAAGCTGATCTATGCACAGTACGCGCTGAAGGCCGTCGGCCTCGTGCCGATGATGGTGTTCCTCGTCGACTACGTGGCCCGCGGCCTGCACATGGGCACGCACACGGCGGCACTGTTCTGGGTCGTCTACGGCCTCGGCGCGACGGCCGGGCCGATGCTGTACGGCGTGCTGGGCGACCGCTTCGGCATCGGCACCGCCACGCGCATCGCGCTGGCCCTGCAGATCCTCGCTGCGACCGTGCTGGTGCTCGCGCACGGCCTCGCCGGCCTGCTCGCGGCCACGTTCGTCATCGGCACCTACCCGCCCGGCATCGTGCCACTGACCCTCGGCCGCATCCGCCACACGCTGCCGCAGGACGTACCGGCGCAAGGTGCGGCGTGGAGCCGCGCGACGACGATCTTCGCGCTGTTCCAGGCGCTCGCCGGCTATGCGTATTCCTGGATCTTCGCGGCGACCGGGGGCGACCACCGCGTGTTGATGGAGATCGGGGCCGCCGCTCTCGCCGTCGCGCTGGTGTCCGATTTGCTGCTGGCGCGCGCGGCGTGGGCGGCGGTGCCCACGCAGGCAACGGCACGCTAG
- a CDS encoding TetR/AcrR family transcriptional regulator — translation MAGTKQFDEDEVLDRAMLLFWRRGFGATSMQDVAQATGVLRGSLYHAYGDKQALFLRVFGRYRTWFLASLRSALDAPSAEEALRRYLRFAIETITAVDDDEVTRGCLTTKTATDETAMDDAIRAALRGLLDDVQGALADRLAQPDAAGRLALPPAAAARLITTTTRGMVVLERVYRDVGQLEAVADDLLRLMFPR, via the coding sequence ATGGCAGGCACAAAACAATTCGATGAAGACGAGGTGCTCGACCGCGCCATGCTGCTGTTCTGGCGGCGCGGTTTCGGCGCCACGTCCATGCAGGACGTCGCCCAGGCGACCGGTGTCCTGCGCGGTTCGCTGTACCACGCGTACGGCGACAAGCAGGCGCTGTTCCTGCGCGTGTTCGGGCGTTACCGGACGTGGTTCCTCGCGAGCTTGCGCTCGGCCCTGGACGCGCCTTCGGCCGAGGAAGCGCTGCGGCGCTATCTGCGGTTCGCGATCGAGACCATCACGGCCGTCGACGACGATGAGGTGACGCGCGGCTGCCTGACGACCAAGACCGCGACGGACGAGACGGCGATGGACGACGCGATCCGCGCCGCATTGCGCGGCCTGCTGGACGACGTGCAGGGGGCGCTGGCAGACCGCCTGGCGCAGCCCGACGCCGCCGGTCGGCTCGCGCTGCCGCCCGCCGCGGCCGCGCGCCTCATCACGACGACGACACGTGGCATGGTCGTGCTGGAGCGCGTGTACCGCGACGTCGGCCAGCTGGAAGCGGTGGCGGACGACCTGTTGCGGCTGATGTTCCCGCGCTAG
- a CDS encoding DUF1349 domain-containing protein, translated as MITEPFTHCTWHNKPPIYRIDNGTLHVVTGENTDFWRITNYGFIRDNGHFFGAPATDGFTAQVRVRAAFSELYDQAGLMVRIDEQRWIKAGVEFSDGQALLSTVLTNGTSDWAVAPAPSFGDSFWLRVTVDVGVIRVQYSADGNTWPMLRLAPFPAAPRYLVGPMCCTPQRAGLEVSFSEFALGPALGKDLHDLS; from the coding sequence ATGATTACCGAACCATTTACCCATTGCACCTGGCACAACAAACCGCCGATATACCGAATCGACAACGGCACGCTGCACGTCGTCACCGGAGAGAACACGGATTTCTGGCGGATCACGAACTATGGCTTCATCCGCGACAACGGCCACTTCTTCGGCGCGCCCGCTACCGACGGGTTCACAGCACAGGTGCGCGTACGCGCGGCGTTCTCCGAACTGTACGACCAGGCCGGTCTCATGGTCCGCATCGACGAGCAGCGCTGGATCAAGGCGGGCGTCGAGTTCTCGGACGGCCAGGCGCTGCTCAGCACCGTGCTGACGAACGGGACGTCCGACTGGGCCGTCGCGCCCGCCCCTTCGTTCGGCGACAGTTTCTGGCTGCGCGTGACGGTCGACGTCGGCGTCATCCGCGTCCAGTACTCGGCGGACGGCAACACCTGGCCGATGCTGCGCCTGGCGCCCTTCCCGGCTGCGCCACGGTATCTCGTGGGGCCGATGTGCTGCACGCCCCAGCGCGCCGGGCTGGAAGTGTCCTTCAGCGAGTTCGCACTGGGGCCGGCCCTCGGCAAGGACCTGCACGACCTCAGCTGA
- a CDS encoding IS30 family transposase: MKQRPRIYYTDSQKALMWERWRKGDSLQKIAQMFDRSHSSVDRILAETGGICPAKRCRSPLALTLAEREEISRAVVAGQSIRSIAFKLGRAPSTVSREIKRNGGLDGYRAAQADQRAWDRAQRPKPCKLVTNPKLAGVIASKLQVQWSPEQIAGWLKQTYPSDEDYHVSHETIYRSLYIQARGALKKELLAHLRRTRDMRRSRHHTQKTGDHGRITDTVSISERPATVEDRAIPGHWEGDLLFGSHNSQIATLVERQTRYVMLVKVAGKDTESVVNALVMNARKLPQELYKSLTWDRGKEMADHKRFTLDTHIQVYFCDPHHPWQRGSNENTNGLLRQYFPKGLDLSTYSQENLDEVARLLNERPRKTLNYETPAQRFNQCVASTD, from the coding sequence ATGAAGCAGAGGCCACGCATCTATTACACGGACAGCCAAAAGGCACTGATGTGGGAACGATGGAGGAAAGGCGATTCGCTTCAAAAGATTGCCCAGATGTTCGACCGCAGCCACTCGTCAGTTGATAGGATTTTGGCGGAGACTGGCGGCATATGTCCAGCAAAACGATGTCGATCCCCACTAGCGCTAACGCTGGCTGAACGCGAGGAGATATCGCGTGCAGTCGTGGCTGGCCAGTCGATCCGGTCCATCGCTTTCAAGCTCGGGCGAGCACCGTCGACAGTCAGTCGCGAGATCAAGCGCAACGGTGGCCTGGATGGCTACCGGGCCGCTCAAGCCGACCAACGTGCTTGGGATCGAGCCCAACGTCCCAAACCATGTAAGCTCGTCACGAATCCAAAGCTGGCAGGTGTCATCGCCAGCAAGCTGCAAGTCCAATGGTCGCCGGAGCAGATTGCTGGTTGGCTCAAGCAGACATACCCGAGTGACGAGGATTATCACGTGTCACACGAAACGATCTACCGCAGCCTCTACATTCAGGCCCGCGGTGCACTGAAAAAGGAGCTGCTGGCGCACTTGCGACGTACCCGGGACATGCGTCGGTCGCGCCATCACACGCAAAAGACAGGTGACCACGGCAGGATTACTGACACCGTTTCGATCAGCGAACGTCCTGCTACTGTCGAAGATCGCGCGATACCTGGACACTGGGAGGGCGACCTGCTCTTCGGCAGCCACAACAGCCAGATCGCTACACTCGTCGAGCGCCAGACTCGCTATGTGATGCTCGTGAAGGTGGCCGGCAAAGACACCGAGTCGGTGGTCAATGCGCTCGTCATGAACGCGCGAAAACTACCTCAGGAGCTGTATAAATCGCTGACGTGGGATCGAGGCAAAGAGATGGCTGACCACAAGCGCTTTACCCTGGATACCCATATCCAAGTCTATTTCTGCGATCCCCATCATCCTTGGCAACGTGGATCGAACGAAAATACCAATGGGCTGCTACGACAATATTTTCCGAAAGGACTGGACCTCTCTACGTACTCCCAGGAGAATCTAGACGAGGTAGCGAGGCTGCTGAACGAGCGGCCACGAAAGACGCTCAACTACGAAACGCCAGCACAGCGGTTCAACCAATGTGTTGCGAGCACCGATTGA
- a CDS encoding cytochrome P450 produces the protein MKTTTPPSCPFHAGAADTPPASHPPGTWPPGPPSGLTGWRFLRAMSRDLLGALSAWRDAYGGMVHLRMWPEHQIIVTDPERVRELLVDHHDALVRWERAIDVFAQLHGHSTLTSEGAAWRTKRHALQPAFTPKAVQAFLPAIAAAADAAYAQWPQYADAWPIESAFTSLGMDVIMRMTFSSGVTADTRDAEWAVHQASVAGSAEMYWPRSWPDWMPWKAKKRRALATLDRLIDGHVRARMAMPRADWPQDLLTRLLALHIEDPAAWPVKAVRDECMTAFLAGHETTAATLTWWSWCMAANPSAQAAARAEVDAVLQGRSPTAADLPALDYLGRTLQETLRLYPAAPVLISRRSVRPITLGGWQLPARTMFGIPLQLMHHDARWFPEPQAFRPERFAPGAPTIPRGAFMPFGTGPRVCLGQHLALAEMTLLAAMFLQRYAVDVPAGMTPPKPVFNITLRPETPLTLRLTARTE, from the coding sequence ATGAAAACGACTACGCCCCCCTCCTGCCCCTTCCACGCCGGCGCGGCGGACACGCCCCCGGCATCCCATCCACCCGGCACCTGGCCTCCCGGACCGCCGTCCGGCCTGACGGGCTGGCGCTTCCTGCGCGCGATGTCGCGCGACCTGCTCGGTGCGCTGTCCGCCTGGCGCGACGCGTACGGCGGCATGGTGCACCTGCGGATGTGGCCCGAGCACCAGATCATCGTCACCGACCCGGAACGGGTGCGCGAACTGCTCGTCGACCATCACGACGCGCTGGTCCGCTGGGAGCGCGCCATCGACGTGTTCGCGCAACTGCATGGCCACAGCACCCTCACGTCCGAAGGCGCCGCCTGGCGCACGAAGCGCCACGCGCTGCAGCCCGCGTTCACGCCAAAGGCCGTGCAGGCTTTCCTGCCCGCGATCGCAGCAGCCGCGGACGCCGCGTACGCGCAGTGGCCGCAGTATGCCGACGCGTGGCCGATCGAGAGCGCCTTCACGTCGCTGGGCATGGACGTGATCATGCGGATGACGTTTTCCAGCGGGGTGACGGCCGACACGCGCGATGCCGAATGGGCCGTGCACCAGGCGAGCGTCGCGGGGAGTGCCGAGATGTATTGGCCCAGGAGCTGGCCCGACTGGATGCCGTGGAAGGCGAAGAAGCGCCGCGCGCTCGCCACGCTCGACCGGCTGATCGACGGCCACGTGCGGGCGCGCATGGCGATGCCGCGGGCCGACTGGCCGCAGGACCTGCTCACCCGCCTGCTGGCGCTGCACATCGAGGACCCCGCGGCCTGGCCCGTGAAGGCCGTGCGCGACGAGTGCATGACGGCGTTCCTGGCGGGCCACGAGACGACGGCCGCGACCCTGACGTGGTGGTCGTGGTGCATGGCCGCGAACCCGTCCGCGCAGGCGGCCGCGCGCGCGGAGGTCGACGCCGTCCTGCAGGGGAGGAGCCCGACGGCCGCCGACCTGCCCGCGCTGGACTACCTGGGCCGCACGTTGCAGGAAACCTTGCGCCTGTATCCCGCCGCGCCCGTGCTGATCTCGCGCCGGTCGGTGCGGCCGATCACGCTGGGCGGCTGGCAGCTGCCGGCGCGGACGATGTTCGGCATACCGCTGCAACTGATGCACCACGACGCGCGCTGGTTCCCGGAGCCGCAGGCGTTCCGCCCCGAGCGGTTCGCGCCCGGCGCGCCGACTATCCCGCGCGGTGCCTTCATGCCGTTCGGGACGGGACCGCGCGTGTGCCTGGGCCAGCATCTCGCGCTGGCGGAGATGACCTTGCTGGCCGCGATGTTCCTGCAGCGGTACGCGGTGGACGTGCCGGCCGGGATGACGCCGCCGAAGCCTGTCTTCAACATCACCTTGAGGCCCGAGACGCCGCTGACGCTGCGGCTGACCGCGCGCACCGAATGA
- a CDS encoding M20 family metallopeptidase produces MTTTDKTAAPYEALDAWIDAHFDEEVRFLQELVRVPTDTPPGNNAPHAERAADLLKDFGFEAEKHSVPAPTVKAAGLETITNLIVRRKYGPGRTVAMNAHGDVVPPGEGWTHDPYGGEVVDGQLFGRAAAVSKCDFATFTFAARALEALGAPLKGGVELYFTYDEEFGGELGPGWLLQQGLVKPDLLIAAGFSYQVVTAHNGCLQMEVTVNGKMGHAAVPETGVDALQAATRILVALYDQNTQYKKVKSQVKGINHPYLNVGLIEGGTNTNVVPGKVVLKLDRRMIPEENPAEVEATIRKVIQDAVADSAGITIEIKRMLLANALQPLDGNRPLVDALSRHATNVFGEEIGAAGTPLYTDARLFGEAGVPAVLYGCGPRTVGESNAKRADEHIDLEDLRRATKVVARTLFDLLD; encoded by the coding sequence ATGACCACGACCGATAAAACCGCCGCCCCCTACGAGGCCCTCGACGCCTGGATCGACGCCCATTTCGACGAGGAGGTGCGCTTCCTGCAGGAGCTCGTGCGCGTGCCGACCGACACCCCGCCGGGCAACAACGCGCCCCACGCCGAGCGCGCCGCCGACCTGCTGAAGGACTTCGGCTTCGAGGCCGAGAAGCATTCGGTGCCGGCACCGACCGTCAAGGCGGCCGGCCTGGAGACGATCACGAACCTGATCGTGCGCCGCAAATACGGCCCGGGCCGCACCGTCGCGATGAACGCGCACGGCGACGTGGTGCCGCCGGGAGAAGGCTGGACGCATGACCCGTACGGCGGCGAAGTCGTCGACGGCCAGCTGTTCGGCCGCGCCGCCGCCGTCAGCAAGTGCGATTTCGCCACCTTCACGTTCGCGGCGCGCGCCCTGGAAGCGCTGGGCGCCCCGTTGAAGGGCGGCGTCGAACTGTACTTCACGTACGACGAAGAATTCGGCGGAGAGCTCGGCCCGGGCTGGCTGCTGCAGCAAGGTCTCGTCAAGCCGGACCTGCTGATCGCGGCAGGCTTCAGCTACCAGGTCGTCACGGCGCATAATGGCTGCCTGCAGATGGAAGTGACGGTCAACGGCAAGATGGGCCACGCGGCCGTGCCGGAAACCGGCGTCGACGCGCTCCAGGCCGCGACCCGCATCCTCGTCGCGCTGTACGACCAGAACACGCAGTACAAGAAGGTCAAGAGCCAGGTCAAGGGCATCAACCACCCGTACCTGAACGTGGGCCTGATCGAAGGCGGCACCAACACGAACGTCGTGCCGGGCAAGGTCGTGCTGAAGCTCGACCGCCGCATGATCCCGGAAGAGAACCCGGCGGAAGTCGAAGCGACGATCCGCAAGGTGATCCAGGACGCCGTCGCCGACAGCGCGGGCATCACCATCGAGATCAAGCGCATGCTGCTGGCGAACGCCCTGCAACCGCTGGACGGCAACCGGCCGCTGGTCGACGCGCTGTCGCGCCATGCGACCAATGTGTTCGGCGAAGAGATCGGCGCGGCCGGCACGCCGCTGTACACGGACGCGCGCCTGTTCGGCGAAGCCGGTGTCCCGGCCGTGCTGTACGGCTGCGGTCCGCGCACGGTCGGCGAGAGCAACGCCAAGCGTGCCGACGAGCACATCGACCTGGAAGACCTGCGCCGCGCGACCAAGGTCGTCGCGCGTACGCTGTTCGACCTGCTCGACTGA
- the uraD gene encoding 2-oxo-4-hydroxy-4-carboxy-5-ureidoimidazoline decarboxylase has product MLTLETLNAADEAGFTVLLDGVYEHSPWIAARAWAKRPFATLAQLKRGLVEAVRDASRDEQLGLIRAHPELAGKAMVSKTLTAESTNEQNKAGLTNCTPEEFATIQKLNADYNAKFGFPFILAVRGPRGLGLQKAEIIATFARRLANGPDFEFAEALRNIHRIAEIRLDDKFDQHPVLGNLVWDWHEQLAAHSEPGYAERGELCVTYLTDAHRAAAAQLATWMREDCGFDDVTIDAVGNVVGIYHGADPSAKRLLTGSHYDTVRNGGKYDGRLGILVPMACVRELHRQGKRLSYGIEVIGFAEEEGQRYKAVFLGSGALCGGFDTNWLDQKDADGVTMRDAIAHAGLNVDDIAALKRDPSKYLGFVETHIEQGPVLNDLDLPLGVVTSINGSVRFVGEIVGVASHAGTTPMTMRRDAAAAAAELVLFAEKRGGAVPDLVATVGMLEVPNGSINVVPGRAKFSLDVRATTNEVRDAAANDIVAELAAICARRGLQFSLEETMRAAAAPCATEWRQRWERAVETLGLPVFRMPSGAGHDAMKIHDILPQAMLFLRGLNAGISHNPLESITNDDTELCVQAFQTLLDQLATEF; this is encoded by the coding sequence ATGTTAACCCTGGAGACACTCAACGCCGCCGACGAAGCGGGCTTCACTGTCCTGCTGGACGGCGTCTACGAACACTCGCCCTGGATCGCGGCACGCGCCTGGGCCAAGCGCCCGTTCGCCACCCTGGCGCAACTGAAGCGCGGCCTCGTGGAAGCCGTGCGCGACGCATCGCGCGACGAACAACTGGGCCTGATCCGCGCCCACCCGGAGCTCGCGGGCAAGGCAATGGTCAGCAAGACGCTGACGGCCGAATCAACGAATGAACAGAACAAGGCCGGCCTGACGAATTGCACGCCGGAGGAATTCGCGACGATCCAGAAGCTGAACGCGGACTACAACGCGAAGTTCGGCTTCCCGTTCATCCTCGCCGTGCGCGGCCCGCGCGGCCTGGGCCTGCAGAAGGCGGAGATCATCGCCACGTTCGCGCGCCGCCTGGCCAACGGCCCGGACTTCGAATTCGCCGAAGCGCTGCGCAACATCCACCGCATCGCCGAGATCCGCCTGGACGACAAGTTCGACCAGCACCCGGTCCTCGGCAACCTCGTGTGGGACTGGCACGAGCAGCTGGCCGCCCACAGCGAACCCGGTTACGCCGAGCGCGGAGAGCTCTGCGTGACGTATTTGACGGATGCGCACCGCGCGGCCGCCGCCCAGCTGGCAACCTGGATGCGCGAAGACTGCGGCTTCGACGACGTCACCATCGACGCCGTCGGCAACGTGGTCGGCATCTATCACGGCGCCGATCCTTCTGCGAAACGCCTGCTGACCGGTTCGCACTACGACACCGTGCGCAACGGCGGCAAGTACGACGGCCGCCTGGGCATCCTCGTGCCGATGGCCTGCGTGCGCGAACTGCACCGCCAGGGCAAGCGCCTGTCCTACGGCATCGAAGTCATCGGATTCGCGGAAGAGGAAGGCCAGCGTTATAAAGCCGTGTTCCTCGGGTCGGGCGCCCTGTGCGGCGGTTTCGACACCAACTGGCTCGACCAGAAGGATGCGGACGGCGTCACGATGCGCGATGCGATCGCGCATGCGGGCCTGAACGTGGACGACATCGCGGCGCTGAAACGCGACCCGTCGAAGTATCTCGGCTTCGTCGAGACGCACATCGAACAGGGTCCGGTGCTGAACGATCTCGACCTGCCGCTGGGCGTCGTCACGTCGATCAACGGCAGCGTGCGTTTCGTCGGCGAGATCGTCGGCGTCGCCAGCCATGCCGGCACCACGCCGATGACGATGCGCCGCGACGCTGCGGCAGCAGCCGCCGAACTGGTGCTGTTCGCCGAGAAGCGCGGCGGTGCCGTGCCGGACCTCGTCGCCACCGTCGGCATGCTGGAAGTGCCGAACGGCTCGATCAACGTCGTGCCGGGCCGCGCGAAATTCTCTCTGGACGTGCGCGCCACGACGAACGAGGTGCGCGACGCTGCCGCCAATGACATCGTGGCCGAACTGGCCGCGATCTGCGCCCGCCGCGGCCTCCAGTTCTCGCTGGAGGAAACGATGCGCGCCGCCGCCGCGCCATGCGCGACCGAATGGCGCCAGCGCTGGGAACGCGCCGTCGAGACGCTCGGCCTGCCCGTCTTCCGCATGCCCAGCGGCGCCGGCCACGACGCGATGAAGATCCACGACATCCTGCCGCAGGCCATGCTGTTCCTGCGCGGGCTGAACGCCGGCATCAGCCACAACCCGCTCGAATCCATCACCAACGACGACACCGAACTCTGCGTCCAGGCTTTCCAAACCCTTCTCGACCAACTCGCCACGGAATTCTGA